Proteins encoded within one genomic window of Melospiza georgiana isolate bMelGeo1 chromosome 24, bMelGeo1.pri, whole genome shotgun sequence:
- the SESN2 gene encoding sestrin-2 isoform X2, with the protein MVMGLHPQYLSSFWKTQCLLLRMDGPLPYHKRHYIAIMAAARHRCSYLVGLHMREFLQTGGSPAWLQGLHCAPQKLRNLNEINKLLAHRPWLVTKEHIEALLRPGQDSWSLAELVQALVLLTHYHSLASFVFGCGIRPEGEQDVGSSCWAPSPHSNSSPASGDSVGGSGGTDAMQEVEVLMERMKLLQENQLEEDGVTQEEMATRFELEKTESLLVPSSDVLDPSLQSNIRCFLEDPEFGYKDFTRRGEQAPPTFRAQDYTWEDHGYSLINRLYPDVGQLLDEKFQVVYNLTYNTIAMHCGVDTSVLRRAIWNYVHCVFGIRYDDYDYGEVNQLLERNLKVYIKTVACYPERTTKQIYAQFWRHFKHSEKVHINLLLLEARMQAALLYALRAVTRYMT; encoded by the exons ATGGTCATGGGGCTGCACCCCCAGTACCTCAGCAGCTTCTGGAAGACCCAGTGCCTCCTGCTGCGCATGGACGGGCCCCTGCCCTACCACAAGCGCCACTACATTGCCATCATG GCTGCAGCCCGGCACCGCTGCTCCTACCTGGTGGGGCTGCACATGAGGGAGTTCCTGCAGACGGGGGGCAGCCCTGcgtggctgcaggggctgcactgtgCCCCCCAGAAACTCCGGAACCTCAATGAGATCAACAAGCTGCTGGCGCACCGGCCCTGGCTCGTCACCAAGGAGCACATCGAG gcactgctgaggccGGGGCAGGACAGCTGGTcgctggcagagctggtgcaggCGCTGGTGCTTCTCACCCACTACCACTCGCTGGCATCCTTTGTCTTCGGCTGCGGCATCAGACCCGAGGGGGAGCAGGAcgtggggagcagctgctgggccccctcaccccacagcaacagcagcccCGCCTCTGGGGACAGCGTGGGGGGCTCTGGG ggcacagatgcCATGCAGGAGGTGGAGGTGCTGATGGAGAGGatgaagctgctgcaggaaaaccaGCTGGAGGAGGACGGAGTCACACAGGAGGAGATGGCAACACGCTTCGAGCTGGAGAAGACAGAGAGTTTGCTGGTCCCTTCCTCAG ATGTTTTGGATCCCTCGCTGCAGTCCAACATCCGCTGCTTCCTGGAGGACCCTGAGTTCGGATACAAGGACTTCACACGCAGGGGGGAGCAGGCCCCCCCCACTTTCCGTGCACAG GATTACACATGGGAGGACCACGGCTACTCGCTGATCAACCGCCTGTACCCAGACGTGGGACAGCTCCTGGATGAGAAATTCCAGGTGGTTTACAACCTGACCTACAACACCATTGCCATGCACTGCGGCGTGGACACCTCCGTGCTGCGCCGCGCCATCTGGAACTACGTGCACTGCGTCTTCGGCATCCG CTATGATGACTACGACTACGGGGAGGTGAACCAGCTCCTGGAGCGCAACTTAAAGGTCTACATCAAGACAGTGGCCTGCTACCCGGAGAGGACAACCAAGCAGATCTACGCACAGTTCTGGAGGCACTTCAAGCACTCGGAGAAG GTGCACATcaacctgctcctgctggaggcACGcatgcaggcagctctgctctacGCCCTCAGGGCTGTCACCCGCTACATGACCTGA
- the FAM76A gene encoding protein FAM76A yields MAALYACTKCHQRFPFEALSQGQQLCKECRIAHPIVKCTYCRTEFQQESKTNTICKKCAQNVKLYGTPKPCQYCNIIAAFIGNKCQRCTNSEKKYGPPHSCEQCKQQCAFDRKDDRKKVDGKLLCWLCTLSYKRVLQKTKEQCKHLSSSSRGSLQEKEQFSRLSSGSHYNSQKTLSTSSIQNEIPKKKAKFDAISANGDSFSPDLALDSPGTDHFVIIAQLKEEVATLKKMLHQKDQMILEKEKKITELKADLQYQESQMRAKMNQMEKTHKEVMEQLQAKNRELLKQAAALSKGKKPEKSGAITSP; encoded by the exons GAGTGCCGGATTGCTCATCCCATTGTTAAATGCACTTACTGCAGGACTGAATTCCAGCAGGAAAG CAAAACCAACACGATATGCAAGAAGTGTGCTCAGAACGTGAAGCTCTATGGCACA ccaAAACCCTGCCAGTACTGCAACATCATAGCAGCTTTTATTGGAAACAAGTGCCAGCGTTGCACCAACTCAGAGAAAAAGTACGGCCCTCCTCACTCGTGTGAGCAGTGCAAGCAGCAGTGTGCCTTCGACCGGAAGGATGACAGGAAGAAG GTGGATggaaagctgctgtgctggttGTGCACACTGTCCTATAAACGAGTCCTGCAGAAGACCAAAGAGCAGTGCAAACACCTGAGCAGTTCTTCCCGAGGCAgcctgcaggagaaggagcagttCAGTAGGCTCAGCAGTGGCAGCCACTACAACAG CCAGAAAACCTTATCCACGTCTTCCATTCAGAATGAAATCCCAAAGAAGAAAGCCAAGTTTGATGCCATATCTGCCAATGGTGACAG tttttcTCCGGACCTCGCCCTGGACTCCCCTGGCACCGACCACTTTGTCATCATTGCCCAGCTGAAAGAGGAAGTGGCTACTTTAAAAAAGATGCTTCACCAGAAGGATCAGATGATtttggagaaggagaagaag ATCACGGAGCTGAAAGCTGACCTGCAGTACCAGGAATCACAGATGAGGGCAAAGATGAACCAAATGGAGAAGACACACAAGGAGGTCATGGAGCAGTTACAG gCCAAGAACAGAGAACTCCTGAAGCAAGCAGCTGCCCTGTCAAAAGGCAAAAAGCCTGAGAAGTCAGGAGCAATAACCTCCCCTTAA
- the SESN2 gene encoding sestrin-2 isoform X1: protein METPEPPVPPGAGRGGTGRGGPRRCPFRRQGAATGIPQEGGESSLHQLLEAFVSAGRVDHVAMVMGLHPQYLSSFWKTQCLLLRMDGPLPYHKRHYIAIMAAARHRCSYLVGLHMREFLQTGGSPAWLQGLHCAPQKLRNLNEINKLLAHRPWLVTKEHIEALLRPGQDSWSLAELVQALVLLTHYHSLASFVFGCGIRPEGEQDVGSSCWAPSPHSNSSPASGDSVGGSGGTDAMQEVEVLMERMKLLQENQLEEDGVTQEEMATRFELEKTESLLVPSSDVLDPSLQSNIRCFLEDPEFGYKDFTRRGEQAPPTFRAQDYTWEDHGYSLINRLYPDVGQLLDEKFQVVYNLTYNTIAMHCGVDTSVLRRAIWNYVHCVFGIRYDDYDYGEVNQLLERNLKVYIKTVACYPERTTKQIYAQFWRHFKHSEKVHINLLLLEARMQAALLYALRAVTRYMT, encoded by the exons ATGGAGACCCCcgagccccctgtgccccccggggctggcagggggggCACGGGCCGCGGGGGCCCCCGGCGGTGTCCGTTCCGGAGGCAGGGCGCTGCCACTGGG ATCCCGCAGGAAGGCGGGGAGAGCAGCCTGCACCAGCTCCTCGAGGCCTTCGTCTCCGCAGGCAGGGTGGACCACGTCGCCATGGTCATGGGGCTGCACCCCCAGTACCTCAGCAGCTTCTGGAAGACCCAGTGCCTCCTGCTGCGCATGGACGGGCCCCTGCCCTACCACAAGCGCCACTACATTGCCATCATG GCTGCAGCCCGGCACCGCTGCTCCTACCTGGTGGGGCTGCACATGAGGGAGTTCCTGCAGACGGGGGGCAGCCCTGcgtggctgcaggggctgcactgtgCCCCCCAGAAACTCCGGAACCTCAATGAGATCAACAAGCTGCTGGCGCACCGGCCCTGGCTCGTCACCAAGGAGCACATCGAG gcactgctgaggccGGGGCAGGACAGCTGGTcgctggcagagctggtgcaggCGCTGGTGCTTCTCACCCACTACCACTCGCTGGCATCCTTTGTCTTCGGCTGCGGCATCAGACCCGAGGGGGAGCAGGAcgtggggagcagctgctgggccccctcaccccacagcaacagcagcccCGCCTCTGGGGACAGCGTGGGGGGCTCTGGG ggcacagatgcCATGCAGGAGGTGGAGGTGCTGATGGAGAGGatgaagctgctgcaggaaaaccaGCTGGAGGAGGACGGAGTCACACAGGAGGAGATGGCAACACGCTTCGAGCTGGAGAAGACAGAGAGTTTGCTGGTCCCTTCCTCAG ATGTTTTGGATCCCTCGCTGCAGTCCAACATCCGCTGCTTCCTGGAGGACCCTGAGTTCGGATACAAGGACTTCACACGCAGGGGGGAGCAGGCCCCCCCCACTTTCCGTGCACAG GATTACACATGGGAGGACCACGGCTACTCGCTGATCAACCGCCTGTACCCAGACGTGGGACAGCTCCTGGATGAGAAATTCCAGGTGGTTTACAACCTGACCTACAACACCATTGCCATGCACTGCGGCGTGGACACCTCCGTGCTGCGCCGCGCCATCTGGAACTACGTGCACTGCGTCTTCGGCATCCG CTATGATGACTACGACTACGGGGAGGTGAACCAGCTCCTGGAGCGCAACTTAAAGGTCTACATCAAGACAGTGGCCTGCTACCCGGAGAGGACAACCAAGCAGATCTACGCACAGTTCTGGAGGCACTTCAAGCACTCGGAGAAG GTGCACATcaacctgctcctgctggaggcACGcatgcaggcagctctgctctacGCCCTCAGGGCTGTCACCCGCTACATGACCTGA